In Brevibacillus brevis, a genomic segment contains:
- a CDS encoding metalloregulator ArsR/SmtB family transcription factor, which produces MDMDLMQVLFLSEVYKLLGDKTRLMIMALLQVQSLCVRDLVEILQTSQPSVSQHLAKLKTHGLVKERRKGPWVFYSVNTDCAPAVKQILSNLPDMSPVIKQKSAENEPSFG; this is translated from the coding sequence ATGGATATGGATTTAATGCAGGTACTGTTTTTGTCCGAGGTTTATAAGCTTCTTGGTGACAAGACGCGACTGATGATCATGGCGCTCCTGCAAGTGCAGTCCTTATGTGTCCGTGATCTCGTGGAGATTCTGCAAACTTCCCAACCCTCTGTTTCCCAACACTTAGCGAAGTTAAAGACACATGGTTTGGTCAAAGAGCGTCGGAAAGGACCATGGGTATTCTACTCAGTCAATACGGATTGCGCTCCTGCAGTCAAGCAGATTCTGTCTAATTTACCGGATATGTCGCCTGTCATCAAACAAAAATCAGCCGAGAACGAACCTTCTTTCGGCTGA
- a CDS encoding glutaredoxin family protein: MAHTVIIYTQTTCGPCQEEKMWLTSQQIAFEDRDIRKNDAYFQEAIALGASMTPVTLIKKETGEEIVIHGFDKEQISKHLSLPYQG, from the coding sequence ATGGCCCATACTGTCATCATCTACACGCAAACCACTTGCGGTCCTTGTCAGGAGGAAAAAATGTGGCTAACCAGCCAACAGATTGCGTTTGAAGACCGGGACATCCGCAAAAACGACGCGTACTTCCAGGAAGCGATCGCCCTCGGTGCCAGCATGACCCCGGTTACCTTGATCAAGAAGGAAACCGGCGAGGAAATTGTCATCCACGGATTTGACAAGGAACAAATAAGCAAACACTTGTCGCTGCCATATCAAGGATGA
- a CDS encoding gamma-type small acid-soluble spore protein translates to MPKQNKQAGMNTEFASETNVSQVRRQNQQSAANSAAQQAGQTTATEFASETNVSEVRRQNQQSATKSAQQSGQATE, encoded by the coding sequence ATGCCTAAACAAAACAAGCAAGCAGGAATGAACACGGAATTCGCCAGCGAGACCAACGTGTCTCAGGTTCGCCGTCAGAACCAGCAATCCGCTGCAAACTCTGCTGCACAACAAGCTGGTCAAACGACTGCAACTGAATTCGCTAGCGAGACCAACGTGTCTGAGGTTCGCCGTCAGAACCAACAATCCGCTACGAAATCTGCTCAACAATCCGGCCAAGCTACCGAGTAG
- the acpS gene encoding holo-ACP synthase, producing the protein MIVGIGIDMIEIKRMDTLVNRQPKAVGRFLTEREQELLRGKSEARRAEFIAGRYAAKEAGAKALGTGIGEKLSFLDMEILPSNSGKPELTFASSVFDRLGLDHQRIRIHLSISHSQSHAIAQVVVEEL; encoded by the coding sequence ATGATTGTTGGAATAGGCATCGATATGATCGAAATCAAGCGAATGGATACTCTTGTAAACAGGCAGCCGAAAGCCGTCGGCCGTTTTCTCACCGAGCGTGAACAGGAGCTGCTTCGGGGAAAGTCCGAGGCCAGAAGGGCGGAGTTCATTGCAGGCCGCTACGCCGCCAAAGAAGCGGGAGCCAAAGCGCTCGGCACCGGGATCGGGGAGAAGCTCAGCTTTCTCGACATGGAGATCCTGCCGAGCAACAGCGGAAAGCCCGAGCTGACTTTCGCTTCCTCCGTATTCGACAGGCTGGGACTGGACCATCAGCGGATAAGAATTCACCTGAGCATCTCGCATAGCCAATCCCATGCGATTGCACAAGTTGTAGTGGAAGAGCTCTAA
- a CDS encoding DUF4367 domain-containing protein, translating into MKRAALPLALLLVFTLLLGGCFGQKTPEDVVSDLSGTLGKMTGYKSQAVLTMQTGSTPMEYDVQVWYEKPTNYRVALTSKQRGITQIILRNNEGVFVLTPHLNKSFRFQSGWPENNGPLYLYETLARSIIDDAERQMKMDDKQYVFEVKANYSGNRSLTKQKIWLTEDFKPTHAEIMDSSMNPLVKIDFSEFVFNPSFDKDAFDKDRNMATSSLPSIPTMGQANGQGAQQPSSQFGVIVPSYVPQGVQQGDIEPVTRDGVRTVVLSYKGAYNYKLSEARPTATSVSYEQGMPVNLGFTVGVLAQTSDNRRILTWELDGVEFMLSGDLPEEEMVNVAQSTYGIGGK; encoded by the coding sequence ATGAAACGGGCAGCATTACCACTGGCGTTATTGTTGGTCTTCACCCTGCTGCTCGGCGGCTGCTTTGGTCAAAAAACACCAGAAGACGTGGTGAGTGACTTGAGCGGTACGCTGGGCAAAATGACTGGCTACAAGTCTCAAGCAGTGCTGACGATGCAGACAGGCTCGACCCCCATGGAGTATGACGTCCAGGTATGGTACGAGAAGCCGACCAATTACCGCGTAGCGCTGACCTCGAAGCAGCGGGGCATTACCCAGATCATTTTGCGCAATAACGAAGGGGTTTTCGTTCTCACTCCGCATTTGAACAAGAGCTTCCGCTTCCAGAGCGGTTGGCCGGAAAACAACGGGCCGCTTTACTTGTACGAGACGCTTGCCCGCAGCATTATCGATGATGCCGAACGGCAAATGAAAATGGATGACAAGCAGTACGTGTTTGAAGTGAAAGCCAACTACAGCGGAAACCGTTCCTTGACCAAGCAAAAGATTTGGTTGACGGAAGATTTCAAACCGACACACGCGGAAATCATGGATTCGAGCATGAATCCGTTGGTGAAGATCGATTTCTCGGAATTCGTGTTCAACCCGTCCTTCGACAAAGACGCTTTTGACAAGGACCGCAATATGGCGACCAGCTCCTTGCCTTCGATTCCGACCATGGGGCAGGCAAACGGTCAGGGGGCGCAGCAGCCGTCCAGCCAGTTCGGCGTCATCGTGCCGTCGTATGTGCCGCAGGGCGTGCAGCAGGGAGATATCGAACCGGTTACGCGGGATGGCGTGCGTACCGTCGTCCTCAGCTACAAAGGAGCCTACAATTACAAGCTGTCGGAAGCGCGTCCGACGGCAACTTCCGTCTCCTACGAGCAAGGCATGCCAGTGAATCTCGGCTTTACGGTCGGAGTCCTGGCCCAAACGTCCGACAATCGCCGCATCCTGACTTGGGAGCTCGACGGCGTGGAGTTCATGCTCTCCGGCGACTTGCCGGAAGAGGAAATGGTCAACGTCGCACAATCTACGTACGGTATCGGCGGCAAGTAA
- the ade gene encoding adenine deaminase: protein MTVSKEALRKRIAVAAGREKADVVIKNGTIIDVFNGELLKADVAIVDGVFAGIGPYEGRHTIDAVGKYISPAFIDGHVHIESSMVVPSEFARVLLPHGVTTAITDPHEIANVMGARGISFMLEESEGLPFDVYVMLPSCVPATSFEHAGAILRQADLEPFLSHPRVLGLAEVMDYPAVMNAEEDMLDKLTATLAQSKQIDGHAAGLDARAINVYRTAQIRTDHECVNEQEAKERLQRGMYLMIRQGTAAKDLEALLPVVNERNARRCLFVTDDKHLDELMREGSIDHHVRMAIRRGIPAVTAIQMASLNAAECFRLQDKGAIAPGYAADFLLLDDLEKVAIHQVYKNGKLVAEKGNVAEGVFPERSPEVSQIGESLADSVRIDPLTPEQIAIPVASGKAHVIGIVPNKIVTEHLVEEVPTQQGLFVPSVGRDLLKIAVIERHHRTGQIGLGIVKGLGLQKGAIASTVAHDSHNLIVAGTNDADMLAAIEALRQMQGGLVVVDGGNVLASLTLPIAGLISNQKAEDVCHGLDELEKGLRQIGAPTSFQPFLTLSFLALPVIPALKLTDQGLFDVSRFQHINVESDAGKPHSLN from the coding sequence GTGACCGTCTCCAAAGAAGCCTTGCGAAAACGTATTGCCGTAGCGGCCGGCAGAGAAAAAGCCGATGTTGTCATCAAGAACGGTACCATCATCGATGTATTCAACGGGGAGCTTCTGAAAGCCGATGTCGCGATTGTCGATGGCGTCTTCGCGGGGATCGGGCCATACGAAGGACGCCACACCATCGATGCCGTGGGCAAGTACATTTCCCCGGCCTTCATCGATGGCCACGTGCACATCGAATCTTCCATGGTCGTCCCTTCCGAATTCGCCCGGGTGCTGTTGCCGCACGGGGTAACGACTGCCATTACCGATCCGCATGAAATCGCCAATGTCATGGGCGCGCGCGGCATCTCATTCATGCTCGAGGAATCAGAGGGCCTCCCCTTCGACGTGTACGTCATGCTGCCGTCATGCGTTCCCGCGACCTCCTTCGAACACGCGGGGGCAATTCTCAGGCAGGCGGACCTGGAGCCGTTCCTTTCCCATCCTCGTGTGCTGGGACTGGCGGAAGTGATGGACTATCCCGCTGTCATGAACGCTGAAGAAGATATGCTGGACAAGCTGACCGCGACTCTGGCGCAAAGCAAGCAGATCGACGGGCATGCTGCGGGACTGGATGCCCGGGCCATCAACGTGTACCGGACCGCGCAAATCAGAACGGATCACGAGTGCGTGAATGAGCAGGAAGCAAAGGAGCGGCTGCAGAGGGGGATGTATCTGATGATCCGCCAGGGCACGGCTGCCAAGGATCTGGAGGCGCTGCTCCCGGTTGTAAATGAACGAAATGCGCGTCGCTGCCTGTTCGTCACAGACGACAAACATCTGGACGAGCTAATGCGGGAGGGCAGCATCGACCATCACGTCCGCATGGCGATTCGGCGGGGCATCCCGGCTGTCACGGCCATTCAAATGGCGTCGCTCAACGCGGCCGAATGCTTCCGCCTTCAGGACAAAGGCGCGATCGCTCCGGGGTACGCCGCCGATTTCCTGCTGCTGGATGACCTCGAGAAAGTCGCTATTCATCAGGTATACAAAAACGGCAAGCTGGTGGCGGAAAAAGGAAACGTCGCAGAGGGCGTGTTTCCGGAAAGGTCCCCGGAAGTATCGCAAATCGGCGAGTCCCTGGCCGACAGTGTCAGGATCGATCCTTTGACACCCGAGCAAATCGCCATTCCCGTAGCGAGCGGCAAGGCGCATGTCATCGGAATCGTACCGAACAAGATCGTCACGGAGCATCTCGTCGAAGAAGTGCCGACACAGCAAGGCCTCTTTGTGCCTTCGGTTGGACGCGATCTGCTGAAAATCGCAGTAATCGAGCGGCATCACCGGACCGGACAGATCGGGCTGGGGATCGTCAAAGGACTCGGCCTGCAAAAAGGAGCAATCGCATCCACGGTAGCGCACGACTCCCACAACCTCATCGTCGCAGGTACCAACGACGCGGACATGCTGGCTGCGATAGAGGCACTCCGGCAGATGCAAGGGGGGCTCGTAGTGGTAGATGGAGGAAACGTGCTTGCGTCTCTCACGCTGCCGATCGCGGGGCTGATTTCCAATCAGAAGGCGGAGGACGTCTGTCATGGCCTGGACGAACTGGAGAAAGGACTGCGCCAGATCGGGGCGCCGACGTCGTTCCAGCCCTTTTTGACGCTCTCCTTCCTGGCGCTTCCCGTCATTCCGGCGCTCAAGCTGACGGATCAGGGGCTGTTCGACGTCAGCCGTTTTCAGCACATAAATGTGGAAAGTGACGCCGGCAAACCGCATTCCTTGAATTGA
- the alr gene encoding alanine racemase — protein sequence MKPFCRDTWVEVNLDAIASNVETFRRHLPEGIGIMAVVKADGYGHGAVRVGQQALESGASSLAVAMLDEAIVLREAGIAAPILVLGYTPAESVEPAARLQIELTAYSAEWIEHANRVLEQAGLPTVGVHIKTDTGMGRLGVRTAEELLRVVNALEESDRLDWTGIFTHFACADEPDTTHVRRQHETFQRLLQSLRSQGITLPKVHCCNTAAAIAFPEWGYDTIRLGIGLYGLYPSPYMKERADVPLVPALSLKTRIAHVKTASEPFTVSYGATYTAQPGETIATLPIGYADGYSRLLSNRGEVLYNGARASIVGRVCMDQIMVRIDRGTAQVDDEVVLYGKQGEDEISLDEVAALIGTINYEVPCMLNYRIPRVYYRSGKEAGVFHPIAAKHADKESVNN from the coding sequence ATGAAACCGTTTTGTCGTGACACTTGGGTCGAAGTGAATCTGGATGCCATTGCGTCCAATGTAGAAACATTTCGGCGTCATCTGCCGGAGGGTATCGGCATCATGGCGGTAGTAAAAGCCGACGGATACGGCCATGGCGCTGTCCGGGTGGGACAACAGGCACTGGAGAGCGGGGCGAGCTCGCTGGCTGTGGCCATGCTGGATGAGGCGATCGTCCTGAGGGAGGCTGGCATCGCAGCGCCGATTCTGGTGCTCGGGTACACGCCTGCCGAATCGGTCGAACCCGCTGCCCGCTTGCAGATCGAGCTTACCGCTTACAGTGCCGAATGGATCGAACATGCAAATCGTGTGCTTGAGCAGGCAGGACTTCCAACGGTCGGCGTCCATATCAAGACCGATACGGGAATGGGCCGCCTGGGAGTGCGTACGGCTGAAGAGCTGCTGCGTGTCGTAAATGCCCTCGAGGAAAGCGACAGACTAGACTGGACCGGGATTTTTACCCACTTTGCATGCGCCGATGAACCGGACACCACCCATGTGCGACGACAACACGAAACGTTTCAGCGCTTACTGCAATCGCTCCGCTCGCAAGGAATAACACTGCCGAAGGTACACTGCTGCAATACGGCCGCTGCCATTGCTTTTCCTGAATGGGGGTATGATACGATCCGTTTAGGCATAGGTTTATACGGATTATATCCTTCACCGTACATGAAAGAGCGTGCAGATGTACCGCTCGTTCCCGCCTTGTCCTTGAAGACGCGGATCGCCCACGTGAAGACGGCAAGCGAGCCCTTCACAGTCAGCTATGGGGCGACGTATACCGCTCAGCCTGGAGAGACGATCGCGACGCTGCCGATCGGATATGCAGATGGATATTCTCGCCTGTTGTCCAATCGGGGGGAAGTTTTGTACAATGGAGCGCGTGCCTCTATCGTTGGCAGGGTTTGCATGGACCAGATCATGGTGAGGATCGACCGCGGGACAGCACAGGTCGACGACGAGGTCGTTTTGTACGGCAAGCAAGGAGAGGACGAAATTTCGCTGGATGAGGTGGCCGCCCTGATCGGCACGATCAACTACGAAGTGCCTTGCATGCTGAATTACCGAATCCCTCGCGTCTACTATCGCAGCGGAAAAGAGGCCGGAGTGTTTCATCCGATCGCGGCGAAACACGCTGACAAGGAAAGTGTAAATAACTAG
- a CDS encoding CopG family ribbon-helix-helix protein: MVGGGFVLSKSNTKRIMISLPQHLLQEVDGVIQKEKSNRSEFIRQAMHLYLKERKKRTIRETMQKGYMEMAKINLKMASEAFGAEEEADHTLVRLVSGV; encoded by the coding sequence ATGGTTGGAGGTGGATTTGTCTTGTCGAAGTCAAACACGAAACGCATCATGATCAGTTTGCCACAACACTTGCTTCAAGAAGTGGATGGCGTGATTCAGAAGGAAAAATCCAATCGCAGCGAGTTCATTCGTCAGGCGATGCATCTGTATTTGAAGGAGCGCAAGAAGCGCACCATCCGTGAGACGATGCAAAAGGGATACATGGAGATGGCGAAAATCAATCTGAAAATGGCATCGGAGGCTTTTGGCGCTGAAGAAGAGGCTGACCATACTCTTGTCCGCTTAGTTAGCGGGGTGTGA
- a CDS encoding type II toxin-antitoxin system PemK/MazF family toxin — protein MIVKRGDVFFADLSPVVGSEQGGVRPVLVIQNDIGNRFSPTVIVAAITAQIQKAKLPTHVEIDAKLYGFDRDSVILLEQIRTIDKQRLTDKITHLDDEMMDRVNESLQISLGLIDF, from the coding sequence GTGATTGTTAAACGTGGCGATGTGTTTTTCGCGGACCTGTCACCGGTCGTTGGCTCTGAGCAAGGAGGCGTTCGGCCTGTATTAGTCATTCAGAACGACATTGGAAATCGATTTAGTCCGACGGTCATCGTCGCAGCTATCACGGCGCAGATTCAAAAGGCAAAATTGCCCACGCATGTTGAGATTGACGCAAAATTATATGGATTTGATCGTGACTCCGTCATTCTGTTGGAACAAATTCGAACCATTGACAAACAACGGCTAACCGACAAGATTACTCATCTGGACGACGAGATGATGGATCGTGTCAATGAATCCCTGCAAATCAGCTTGGGACTCATTGATTTTTAG
- a CDS encoding anti-sigma regulatory factor — translation MSRQLGFGTIMQSRMATSISELARNIFLYAGKGTITITPIEREGAIGLQITAVDAGPGIPDVRKALEDGYTTTGALGAGLPGVRRMMDEFDIQSAPGEGTRVVIAKWLERT, via the coding sequence ATGTCGCGTCAGTTAGGGTTCGGCACGATCATGCAGTCCCGGATGGCCACATCCATTTCTGAACTGGCTCGGAACATTTTTTTGTACGCAGGAAAAGGAACCATTACGATAACGCCGATTGAACGCGAAGGGGCAATCGGCTTGCAAATAACGGCGGTGGACGCGGGCCCGGGAATCCCGGACGTGCGCAAGGCTCTGGAGGACGGCTACACGACTACCGGTGCGCTTGGAGCAGGGCTGCCCGGTGTCAGGCGAATGATGGATGAGTTCGATATTCAAAGCGCTCCAGGCGAAGGAACGCGCGTCGTCATCGCCAAATGGCTGGAACGAACATAA
- a CDS encoding PP2C family protein-serine/threonine phosphatase, producing MMTRGVEEEYVKILRDYLTGQGEDQLYDAQQLGKWLLLRDISPEEIIDLHGRALEELGEVPEFVRASFSILTEVMIEYGNEHRSVTSLRSKHKQLQSEIAVASAMQKALLPEALPVYPGVDLGVVSVAAKQLSGDYYNFICHEDRLCLMVADITGKGISAAMCMSMLKYALDSLGEMQQSPDEMLHNLNRVVERNIDPSMFVTMVLGCYDTRSHSFRYAVAGHEPGFVYRAKEGRFYDMEGQGPALGLSPNSRYEEREVYLDVGDVLILLTDGVTERKIDRYYLQREELVEYLQAEVGSTAQAMADGLYSKLLLLSQFELPDDYTMIVLRRT from the coding sequence ATGATGACCCGGGGTGTAGAGGAAGAGTACGTCAAAATTCTCCGGGATTACTTGACTGGCCAAGGTGAGGATCAACTGTACGACGCCCAGCAGTTGGGCAAATGGCTGCTGCTGCGGGACATTTCACCGGAAGAAATCATAGACTTGCACGGTCGAGCGTTGGAAGAGCTGGGGGAAGTACCCGAATTTGTGCGTGCTTCCTTTTCTATTTTGACCGAAGTGATGATCGAATACGGAAACGAACACCGCTCCGTTACCAGTTTGAGAAGCAAGCACAAGCAGCTTCAATCGGAGATCGCGGTCGCCTCCGCCATGCAGAAGGCCCTTTTGCCGGAGGCGCTCCCCGTCTACCCCGGGGTGGATCTCGGGGTGGTGAGCGTCGCGGCAAAACAGCTTTCCGGCGATTACTACAACTTCATCTGTCACGAAGACCGTTTATGCTTGATGGTCGCCGACATCACGGGAAAGGGCATTTCGGCAGCGATGTGCATGTCCATGCTGAAATACGCGCTGGACAGCTTGGGAGAGATGCAGCAGAGCCCGGATGAAATGCTGCACAACCTCAATCGGGTGGTGGAGCGGAATATCGACCCCAGCATGTTCGTGACGATGGTATTGGGCTGCTACGATACACGCAGCCATTCCTTTCGGTACGCCGTGGCCGGCCATGAGCCGGGATTTGTATACCGGGCAAAGGAAGGACGTTTTTACGATATGGAGGGACAAGGCCCGGCGCTGGGACTAAGCCCGAACAGCCGTTATGAGGAGCGGGAAGTTTATCTGGATGTGGGAGATGTTCTGATTCTTCTGACTGATGGTGTAACGGAACGGAAAATTGACCGATATTACTTGCAGAGGGAAGAGCTCGTGGAATACTTGCAGGCCGAAGTCGGTTCCACTGCCCAAGCGATGGCGGACGGCCTGTACAGCAAGCTTCTCTTGCTCTCCCAGTTTGAGCTGCCGGACGATTACACCATGATTGTCCTGCGAAGAACATGA
- a CDS encoding anti-sigma factor antagonist (This anti-anti-sigma factor, or anti-sigma factor antagonist, belongs to a family that includes characterized members SpoIIAA, RsbV, RsfA, and RsfB.), which yields MDLTIKTTSTETEHQVNLSGDVDAFTGPKVKEALMTLVQSPNASVVAVDLKEVEYMDSTGIGIFIAVMKACKQSGCEFVVQNLSPRVERLFQITGLYELVVIRKGESA from the coding sequence ATGGACCTGACGATCAAGACGACCAGCACCGAGACAGAGCATCAAGTAAACCTTAGCGGGGATGTCGATGCCTTCACTGGTCCGAAAGTAAAAGAAGCGCTGATGACGCTGGTACAGTCGCCGAATGCGTCTGTCGTAGCCGTTGATCTGAAAGAAGTGGAATATATGGACAGCACGGGCATCGGGATCTTTATCGCAGTGATGAAGGCGTGCAAACAGTCGGGCTGCGAATTCGTGGTCCAAAACCTTTCTCCACGCGTGGAGAGGCTGTTTCAGATTACGGGCTTGTACGAGCTGGTCGTCATCCGCAAAGGAGAGAGCGCGTAA
- the rsbW gene encoding anti-sigma B factor RsbW — MAQNRPVADVIELKFPGVPDYLGVARLTVSGVANRMGFSFEEIEDIKLAVGEACSNAVKHAYRAADGVIQLVCQVHPDRLVIVVSDQGKGLESEPVLDQLSPLCAGIDIEEVEEGGLGLYVIHALMDEVDIRTDHGVSVTMTKYVRRDGVAGDDRTISEEEV, encoded by the coding sequence ATGGCTCAAAACAGACCTGTGGCAGACGTGATTGAATTAAAGTTCCCCGGGGTGCCGGATTACTTGGGAGTCGCCCGCCTGACCGTGTCGGGCGTGGCCAACCGCATGGGCTTTTCCTTCGAAGAAATCGAGGACATCAAGCTGGCGGTGGGCGAAGCATGCAGCAATGCGGTCAAGCACGCGTACAGAGCTGCTGACGGCGTGATTCAGCTCGTGTGCCAGGTCCATCCCGACCGCTTGGTGATCGTCGTATCGGACCAGGGAAAGGGATTGGAGAGCGAGCCTGTCCTTGATCAACTCTCGCCGCTTTGCGCGGGGATCGACATTGAAGAGGTGGAAGAGGGGGGCCTTGGGCTCTATGTGATCCATGCCCTGATGGACGAGGTAGATATTCGTACAGACCACGGTGTCTCGGTCACCATGACCAAATATGTTCGGCGGGATGGGGTGGCTGGCGATGACCGAACAATCTCGGAAGAAGAAGTTTAG
- the sigB gene encoding RNA polymerase sigma factor SigB translates to MTEQSRKKKFSPAELRQLTHQYWETGDAGLQELLVEAYTPLVETLAKKFVRGQIMHEDLIQVGMIGLLASLRRFDPAFDRTFESFAIPTIIGEIKRYIRDKTWSVHVPRRVKELSPKIKRVVDELTVQLQRSPQIADIARCLGVSEEAVLETLEMGRSYHSLSMDSELEADSDGNTITLLDLIGSQEAGYGQVEQNMMLDRALHVLDKREKEIIQLTFYQNLSQKQAGDVLGMSQMHISRLQRRALGKLREALKVDQHETLLGT, encoded by the coding sequence ATGACCGAACAATCTCGGAAGAAGAAGTTTAGTCCCGCAGAGCTAAGGCAGCTCACCCACCAGTATTGGGAGACGGGCGATGCCGGCTTGCAGGAGCTGCTGGTGGAAGCGTACACCCCTCTGGTCGAGACCTTGGCCAAAAAGTTCGTTCGCGGGCAAATCATGCACGAGGACCTGATTCAGGTCGGCATGATCGGTCTGCTGGCGTCGCTGCGCAGATTTGATCCGGCGTTCGATCGGACGTTTGAGAGCTTTGCCATTCCGACCATCATTGGCGAAATCAAGCGGTACATCCGGGACAAGACCTGGAGCGTCCACGTCCCTCGGCGGGTCAAAGAGCTGAGCCCGAAGATCAAGCGGGTGGTGGACGAGCTGACCGTTCAACTGCAGCGGTCTCCCCAGATCGCGGACATCGCCCGCTGTCTGGGCGTATCCGAGGAGGCAGTGCTGGAGACGCTGGAGATGGGGCGCAGCTACCATTCGCTTTCCATGGACAGCGAGCTGGAAGCGGACAGCGACGGCAATACGATCACGTTGCTGGATCTGATCGGTTCCCAGGAAGCGGGCTACGGCCAGGTCGAGCAAAACATGATGCTGGATCGTGCCCTGCACGTTTTGGACAAGCGGGAAAAGGAAATTATCCAATTGACATTTTATCAAAACTTGAGCCAAAAGCAGGCGGGGGATGTGCTGGGCATGTCCCAGATGCACATTTCGCGGCTCCAGCGCAGGGCGCTCGGAAAATTGCGGGAAGCCCTGAAGGTGGATCAGCACGAAACGCTGCTGGGAACATAA